A genomic stretch from Engraulis encrasicolus isolate BLACKSEA-1 chromosome 12, IST_EnEncr_1.0, whole genome shotgun sequence includes:
- the LOC134459969 gene encoding uncharacterized protein LOC134459969, protein MLLKVKYKGEQKFVKIDDVKLPELFDSAFRKFGIAIGRLNEAKLFDSTRTEIDEDVFEEVVTSNHQHVYELCLDGTPGDFDAEMSASRESSILEPEPDTIILNVESPVQFTATTDNTAQSLIEDILKNKPGGDQILREYRRTNKLTDSARRKLVNMVVANMTEIHGTSPSRSVRERHAKGIVQLFPQLKDPFSEKGYEHFYDSDSGTGFIAWRLKTLQKRAAEDQQPPAQNKRWRGGPSSERNVTEPELLSEEQLKEALSLMRHAADDEVVRLKMKQTFHHRQRMVHDHLMSPDVLSTFSRFADVKGLIEQDFCLLFGEETSAKLLERWPTMFKAKTIEQSKTLSHISPELQELIQAAESPQSRSSDSEDWDSDLSSLVLLLFLLPPTSQGRQKPGRLSATQAAERLVVFLKTGDSVQGHLDAITQTRQPYLLAVGMSRANIHRFFIVIDKIAIPCSATTSLGAFDELFKAHFVFGTEFSDWLGNMYTFIQTTIFNIDVGLVKENPRVIELRSRFLQ, encoded by the exons ATGCTTCTGAAGGTAAAATACAAGGGAGAGCAAAAATTTGTCAAgattgatgatgtgaagttgccGGAGCTGTTCGATTCAG CTTTCAGGAAATTTGGAATTGCCATTGGCCgtttaaatgaggctaaactgttcgACAGCACCCGGACAGAAATCGACGAAGATGTATTCGAAGAAGTAGTGACCTCTAACCACCAGCATGTGTATGAACTGTGCCTCGACGGTACACCAGGGG ATTTTGATGCTGAGATGTCAGCGAGTCGGGAAAGTTCCATTCTGGAACCTGAGCCTGACACCATTATCCTGAACGTTGAGAGCCCGGTGCAGTTCACCGCAACAACTGACAATACAGCCCAATCT CTTATAGAGGACATCCTCAAAAATAAACCTGGTGGGGATCAAATTCTGAGGGAGTACAGGAGGACCAACAAACTGACTGATTCTGCGAGGCGAAAGTTGGTCAACATGGTTGTtgccaacatgactgaaattcaTGG TACATCACCATCAAGGAGTGTGAGGGAGCGGCACGCTAAGGGGATAGTACAACTCTTCCCACAACTGAAAGACCCCTTTTCCGAGAAGGGTTAT GAACATTTCTACGACTCTGACAGCGGAACAGGATTCATTGCCTGGCGTCTCAAAACACTTCAGAAGAGAGCCGCCGAGGACCAACAACCTCCAGCACAGAACAAAagatggaggggagggccatCGTCTGAACGCAACGTGACCGAGCCAGAGTTACTAAGTGAAGAACAACTGAAAGAAGCTCTAAGTCTCATGAGGCATGCAGCTGATGATGAAGTGGTGCGACTGAAAATGAAGCAAACGTTCCATCATCGCCAGAGAATGGTCCATGATCACCTGATGTCACCTGATGTGCTGTCCACCTTTTCTCGTTTTGCAGATGTAAAGGGTCTG ATCGAGCAAGACTTTTGTCTTCTCTTTGGAGAAGAGACGTCAGCAAAACTACTGGAAAGGTGGCCAACGATGTTCAAGGCCAAGACGATCGAACAGAGTAAAACCCTGTCACACATCAGCCCTGAACTGCAAGAACTTATTCAAGCAGCAGAGTCACCTCAATCAAGAAGCAGTGACTCAGAGG ATTGGGACAGTGACCTATCCTCGCTGGTGTTGTTGCTCTTCTTACTGCCTCCTACTTCCCAAGGACGGCAAAAACCAGGGCGACTCTCGGCTACACAAGCCGCTGAACGACTTGTGGTGTTCCTAAAG ACCGGAGACAGTGTCCAGGGACATTTGGATGCCATCACCCAGACCCGTCAACCTTACCTCCTCGCGGTTGGAATGTCCAGGGCCAACATTCACAGGTTCTTCATCGTCATCGACAAGATTGCCATCCCATGCAGTGCCACAACATCACTTGGGGCCTTTGATGAGCTATTCAAAGCGCACTTTGTCTTTGGAACCGAATTTAGCGATTGGCTCGGTAACATGTACACCTTCATTCAGACCACCATATTTAACATAGACGTCGGACTAGTCAAAGAAAACCCTCGCGTCATTGAGCTGCGGTCGAGATTCCTGCAGTAG
- the LOC134459968 gene encoding inhibin beta B chain-like — translation MIKFITKVVCFVACVQSIRCTPAPETQTVSQDTCTSCGLGQTEESRGMDIDFLEAVKRHILNRLQMRERPNITHPIPKAAMVTALRKLHAGKVREDGRVEIPNLDGHASYHNEVEEESSEIISFAETDDLVSSKSSLFFVISDEGNQNLYVSQANLWLYFKLLPPSSYSSSSPSSPSPDKGPPLRRKVTVKVYYQEPGLGSKWNLVEKRVDLKRSGWHTFPLTEAVKLVLGKGNINGDRRQNLDVRCEGCEESGVLPVLVNPSDESHRPFLVVQARLADSKHRIRKRGLECDGTNSLCCRQQFYIDFRLIGWNDWIIAPSGYYGNYCEGNCPAYMAGVPGSASSFHTAVVNQYRMRGMSPGSMNSCCIPTKLSTMSMLYFDDEYNIVKRDVPNMIVEECGCA, via the exons ATGATAAAGTTTATCACGAAAGTGGTTTGTTTTGTGGCGTGCGTACAGTCCATCCGCTGCACACCGGCTCCTGAGACCCAGACAGTGTCCCAGGATACCTGCACTTCTTGCGGCCTCGGTCAGACGGAGGAGTCGCGGGGGATGGACATCGATTTCCTGGAGGCAGTAAAACGACACATTCTGAACAGGTTACAGATGCGGGAGCGACCCAACATCACCCACCCCATCCCAAAGGCGGCGATGGTGACTGCTTTACGGAAACTTCATGCTGGCAAAGTGCGAGAGGATGGCAGAGTGGAGATCCCCAATCTTGATGGACACGCAAGCTACCACAACGAAGTGGAGGAGGAAAGTTCGGAGATCATCAGTTTTGCAGAAACAG atgATCTGGTGTCCTCCAAGTCCAGCCTGTTCTTCGTCATCTCCGACGAGGGAAACCAGAATCTCTACGTGTCCCAGGCCAACCTCTGGCTCTACTTCAAgctccttcccccctcctcctactcctcctcctctccctcctccccgtcGCCCGATAAGGGTCCCCCCCTCCGGCGGAAGGTGACGGTGAAGGTCTACTACCAGGAGCCGGGGCTGGGCAGCAAGTGGAACCTGGTGGAGAAGCGCGTGGACCTGAAGCGCAGCGGCTGGCACACGTTCCCCTTAACGGAGGCCGTCAAGCTGGTGCTCGGCAAGGGCAACATCAACGGGGACCGCCGGCAGAACCTCGACGTACGTTGTGAGGGGTGTGAGGAGTCCGGCGTCCTACCAGTGCTGGTGAACCCGTCAGACGAGTCGCACCGGCCGTTCCTGGTGGTCCAGGCCCGCCTGGCGGACAGCAAGCACCGGATCCGTAAGCGCGGGCTGGAGTGCGATGGCACCAACAGCCTGTGCTGCCGGCAGCAGTTCTACATCGACTTCCGGCTCATCGGCTGGAACGACTGGATCATCGCGCCGTCCGGTTACTATGGCAACTACTGCGAGGGCAACTGCCCCGCCTACATGGCCGGCGTTCCAGGCTCGGCGTCGTCGTTCCACACGGCCGTGGTGAACCAGTACCGCATGCGCGGCATGAGTCCCGGGTCAATGAACTCCTGCTGCATACCGACCAAGCTCAGCACCATGTCCATGCTGTACTTTGACGATGAGTACAATATCGTCAAGAGGGACGTGCCTAACATGATTGTGGAGGAGTGCGGCTGTGCCTGA